A window of the Falco rusticolus isolate bFalRus1 chromosome 1, bFalRus1.pri, whole genome shotgun sequence genome harbors these coding sequences:
- the WFS1 gene encoding wolframin, with the protein MNSDPDPPSSPSHPQLHLGRSQLNAAAVDHSENNQNSGPSSGDSATFSSSVPGYSRSREKAEKSEGMKEEPEVIFEELLERAKAGEPKAQTEVGKHFLRLAEEEDEELNNCSAVDWFILAAKQGRREAVKLLRRCLADRRGITSENEQEVKKLSSETDLERAVRKAALVMYWKLNPKKKKQLAVSELLENVGQVDNEGGEKQPGPVPKSVQKQRRMLERLVSSESKKFIALDDFVEITKKYAKGIIPSNLIMQEEEDDELAGKTPEELPLRLKVVKYPLHAIMEIKEYLIDIASKAGMHWLSTIVPTHHINALIFFFIISNLTIDFFAFIIPLVIFYLSFISMVICTLKVFQDSKAWENFRALTDLLLRFEPNLDVEQAEVNFGWNHLEPYIYFLLSVFFVIFSFPIASKDCIPCSELATVSVFFTVTSYMSLSTCAEPYTRRALITEIAAACLSLLQVLPGNFGYLKFLGKTFFTVPVGHFFVINVSIPCLLFLYLFYLFFRMAQLRNFKGTYCYLVPYLVCFMWCELSVVILRESSGIGLIRASIGYFLFLFALPVLGVGIALMCLIHFIKWFVSLELMKIVVTLVLCTVPLLFRWWTKVNFSVVDMVKSLTRSSIVKLILVWITAVVLFCWFYVYRSEGMKVYNSTLTWNQYAFLCGPRSWKETNMARTQILCSHLEGHRVTWTGRFKYVRVTEIDNSAESAINMLPLFIGDWMRCLYGETYPLCDPKNVTLEEEELCRLKYLTKHNCHMKMFDRYKFEITVGMPFSNKNGTKSIEEDDITKDIVLKASNEFKKVLLNLRQGSIIEFSTILEGRLGSKWPVFELKAITCLNCMSKLLPAGRHVKIEHDWRSTVHKAIKFAFDFFFFPFLSAA; encoded by the exons agGGCATGAAGGAAGAACCTGAAGTGATTTTTGAGGAACTGCTTGAGAGGGCCAAAGCTGGAGAACCAAAAGCACAAACTGAG GTGGGGAAACACTTCTTAAGATTagcagaagaggaggatgaagaaCTTAACAATTGTAGTGCGGTTGACTGGTTCATCCTTGCTGCTAAGCAAGGTCGAAGAGAAGCTGTCAAACTGTTGCGTAGATGCCTGGCAGACAGAAGAG gcATCACTTCTGAGAATGAGCAAGAAGTGAAAAAGTTATCATCTGAGACTGACTTGGAGAGAGCTGTGAGAAAAGCTGCCTTAGTCATGTATTGGAAATTAAACCCAAAAAAGAAGAAGCAGTTAGCAGTTTCTGAACTACTGGAAAATGTTGGACAAGTTGACAACGAAG GTGGTGAGAAGCAACCTGGCCCGGTCCCAAAGTCTgtgcagaaacagagaagaatgCTGGAGCGACTAGTGAGCAGTGAAT CTAAAAAATTTATTGCTTTGGATGACTTTGTTGAAATTACCAAGAAGTACGCAAAGGGAATAATCCCATCTAACCTGATTAtgcaggaagaggaagatgatgaaTTGGCAGGGAAGACTCCTGAAGAGTTACCCTTGCGACTGAAG gTTGTAAAATATCCGCTTCATGCCATTATGGAAATTAAAGAATACCTTATAGATATTGCATCAAAGGCAGGAATGCACTGGCTGTCTACCATTGTTCCAACACACCATATCAATgctctcatctttttcttcatcatcaGTAATCTGACAAttgatttttttgccttcattaTTCCGTTAGTCATATTCTATTTGTCCTTCATTTCTATGGTGATTTGCACACTGAAGGTTTTTCAGGACAGTAAGGCTTGGGAAAACTTCCGTGCTTTGACTGACTTACTGCTTCGTTTTGAACCAAACCTAGATGTTGAGCAAGCTGAGGTGAACTTTGGATGGAATCACTTAGAgccatacatttattttttactctcagtattctttgtcattttttccttccctataGCAAGCAAAGACTGTATACCATGCTCAGAGTTAGCTACCgtctctgttttcttcacagtgaCAAGCTACATGAGTTTAAGCACATGTGCAGAACCTTACACGCGAAGAGCGTTAATAACTGAGATAGCAGCAGCTTGCTTATCCCTACTGCAGGTATTACCTGGGAATTTTGGCTACTTGAAATTCTTGGGTAAAACCTTCTTTACTGTTCCCGTCGGCCACTTCTTTGTGATAAATGTAAGCATCCCGTGCCTTCTGTTTTTGTACTTGTTCTATCTTTTCTTTAGAATGGCACAACTACGGAATTTTAAAGGCACCTACTGCTACCTGGTCCCGTATCTGGTCTGCTTTATGTGGTGCGAACTCTCTGTGGTCATTCTACGGGAGTCCTCTGGCATTGGGCTCATCCGTGCATCTATaggttattttctctttctctttgcgCTCCCGGTGCTCGGTGTAGGCATTGCGCTGATGTGTCTTATCCATTTCATTAAGTGGTTTGTGTCTCTGGAGCTCATGAAAATTGTAGTGACTCTGGTTTTGTGTACTGTTCCCTTGCTCTTCCGATGGTGGACAAAAGTTAACTTCTCCGTAGTTGATATGGTTAAATCCCTCACTCGAAGCTCGATCGTGAAACTCATTCTGGTGTGGATAACAGCTGTGGTGTTGTTCTGCTGGTTCTATGTGTATCGGTCAGAGGGAATGAAAGTTTACAACTCTACCTTGACATGGAATCAATATGCTTTCCTCTGCGGACCCCGGTCATGGAAGGAGACTAACATGGCACGTACTCAGATTTTATGTAGTCACCTGGAAGGACACAGAGTGACATGGACTGGGCGGTTCAAATATGTGCGCGTGACAGAGATCGACAACAGTGCAGAATCTGCAATAAATATGCTTCCGCTTTTTATTGGTGATTGGATGAGATGCTTGTATGGTGAAACCTACCCTCTTTGTGACCCCAAAAATGTTACATTGGAGGAGGAAGAATTGTGTCGTCTCAAGTATTTGACAAAGCATAACTGCCACATGAAAATGTTTGATCGGTACAAATTTGAAATAACCGTGGGCATGCctttcagtaacaaaaatggAACCAAGTCTATAGAGGAGGACGATATAACCAAAGATATTGTGCTGAAGGCAAGCAATGAGTTTAAAAAAGTGTTGTTGAACTTGAGGCAAGGAAGTATAATTGAATTCAGCACAATTCTGGAGGGTCGTCTTGGCAGTAAATGGCCCGTCTTTGAACTGAAAGCAATCACTTGCTTGAATTGCATGTCTAAACTCTTACCTGCAGGGAGGCATGTGAAAATAGAGCATGACTGGAGGAGCACAGTGCATAAAGCCATTaaatttgcttttgattttttcttcttcccatttctGTCAGCTGCATAA